Proteins from one Rhinopithecus roxellana isolate Shanxi Qingling chromosome 20, ASM756505v1, whole genome shotgun sequence genomic window:
- the B3GNT9 gene encoding UDP-GlcNAc:betaGal beta-1,3-N-acetylglucosaminyltransferase 9 isoform X1 — MGELLVPSGCLSWRCDTAGRRRTTRGAQLPVAGAPPGRGLLPPHLGRAGLPAPCRRLRPLQGREGAGRVEMRRLRLRRDASLTLLLCASLGLLLYAQRDGATPTTSAPRARGRAAPRPTPQARAFQLPDAGAAPPAYEGDTPVPPTPPGPFDFARYLRAKDQRRFPLLINQRHKCRSDGAPGGRPDLLIAVKSVAEDFQRRQAVRQTWGAEGRVQGALVRRVFLLGVPRGAGSGGAYEGGEGARTHWRALLQAESLAYADILLWAFDDTFFNLTLKEIHFLAWASAFCPDVRFVFKGDADVFVNVGNLLEFLESRDPAQDLLAGDVIVQARPIRTRASKYYIPEGVYGLPAYPPYAGGGGFVLSGATLHRLAGACAQVELFPIDDVFLGMCLQRLRLTPEPHPAFRTFGIPQPSAAPHLGTFDPCFYRELVVVHGLSAADIWLMWRLLHGPHGPACAHPQPVAAGPFQWDS, encoded by the coding sequence ATGGGTGAACTTCTCGTCCCTTCAGGCTGCCTGTCCTGGCGGTGCGACACGGCCGGAAGGAGGAGAACGACACGAGGGGCTCAACTGCCGGTCGCTGGAGCCCCCCCGGGGCGTGGCCTCCTGCCCCCTCATCTGGGGAGGGCGGGGCTCCCTGCCCCCTGCCGCCGACTGCGACCCTTACAGGGGAGGGAGGGCGCAGGCCGCGTGGAGATGAGGAGGCTGCGCCTACGCAGGGACGCGTCGCTCACGCTGCTCCTCTGCGCCTCCCTGGGTCTCCTACTCTACGCGCAGCGCGACGGCGCGACCCCGACGACGAGCGCGCCAAGAGCGCGAGGGAGGGCGGCACCAAGGCCCACCCCCCAGGCCCGCGCGTTCCAATTACCCGACGCGGGTGCAGCCCCACCGGCCTATGAAGGAGACACACCGGTGCCGCCCACGCCCCCAGGACCCTTTGACTTCGCCCGCTATTTGCGCGCCAAGGACCAGCGGCGGTTTCCGCTGCTCATTAACCAACGGCACAAGTGCCGCAGCGACGGAGCACCCGGTGGCCGCCCAGACCTGCTTATTGCTGTCAAGTCGGTGGCAGAGGACTTCCAGCGGCGCCAAGCCGTGCGCCAGACGTGGGGCGCCGAGGGTCGGGTGCAGGGGGCGCTGGTGCGCCGCGTGTTCTTGCTGGGCGTGCCCAGGGGCGCAGGCTCGGGCGGGGCCTACgaaggtggggagggggcacGAACCCACTGGCGCGCCCTGCTGCAGGCCGAGAGCCTTGCCTATGCGGACATCCTGCTCTGGGCCTTCGACGACACCTTTTTTAACCTAACGCTCAAGGAGATCCACTTTCTAGCCTGGGCCTCAGCTTTCTGCCCCGACGTGCGCTTCGTTTTTAAGGGCGACGCCGATGTGTTCGTGAACGTGGGGAATCTCCTGGAGTTCCTGGAGTCGCGGGATCCGGCGCAAGACCTGCTTGCTGGTGACGTAATTGTGCAGGCTCGGCCCATCCGCACGCGGGCTAGCAAGTACTACATCCCCGAGGGCGTGTACGGCCTGCCCGCCTATCCGCCCTACGCGGGCGGCGGTGGCTTTGTGCTTTCCGGGGCCACGCTGCACCGCCTGGCTGGCGCCTGTGCGCAGGTCGAGCTCTTCCCGATCGACGACGTCTTTCTGGGCATGTGTCTGCAGCGCCTGCGGCTCACGCCCGAGCCTCACCCTGCTTTCCGCACCTTTGGCATCCCCCAGCCTTCAGCCGCGCCGCATCTGGGCACCTTCGACCCCTGCTTTTACCGCGAGCTGGTTGTAGTGCACGGGCTCTCGGCCGCTGACATCTGGCTTATGTGGCGCCTGCTGCATGGGCCGCATGGGCCAGCCTGTGCTCATCCACAGCCTGTCGCTGCAGGCCCCTTCCAATGGGACTCCTAG
- the B3GNT9 gene encoding UDP-GlcNAc:betaGal beta-1,3-N-acetylglucosaminyltransferase 9 isoform X2, with translation MRRLRLRRDASLTLLLCASLGLLLYAQRDGATPTTSAPRARGRAAPRPTPQARAFQLPDAGAAPPAYEGDTPVPPTPPGPFDFARYLRAKDQRRFPLLINQRHKCRSDGAPGGRPDLLIAVKSVAEDFQRRQAVRQTWGAEGRVQGALVRRVFLLGVPRGAGSGGAYEGGEGARTHWRALLQAESLAYADILLWAFDDTFFNLTLKEIHFLAWASAFCPDVRFVFKGDADVFVNVGNLLEFLESRDPAQDLLAGDVIVQARPIRTRASKYYIPEGVYGLPAYPPYAGGGGFVLSGATLHRLAGACAQVELFPIDDVFLGMCLQRLRLTPEPHPAFRTFGIPQPSAAPHLGTFDPCFYRELVVVHGLSAADIWLMWRLLHGPHGPACAHPQPVAAGPFQWDS, from the coding sequence ATGAGGAGGCTGCGCCTACGCAGGGACGCGTCGCTCACGCTGCTCCTCTGCGCCTCCCTGGGTCTCCTACTCTACGCGCAGCGCGACGGCGCGACCCCGACGACGAGCGCGCCAAGAGCGCGAGGGAGGGCGGCACCAAGGCCCACCCCCCAGGCCCGCGCGTTCCAATTACCCGACGCGGGTGCAGCCCCACCGGCCTATGAAGGAGACACACCGGTGCCGCCCACGCCCCCAGGACCCTTTGACTTCGCCCGCTATTTGCGCGCCAAGGACCAGCGGCGGTTTCCGCTGCTCATTAACCAACGGCACAAGTGCCGCAGCGACGGAGCACCCGGTGGCCGCCCAGACCTGCTTATTGCTGTCAAGTCGGTGGCAGAGGACTTCCAGCGGCGCCAAGCCGTGCGCCAGACGTGGGGCGCCGAGGGTCGGGTGCAGGGGGCGCTGGTGCGCCGCGTGTTCTTGCTGGGCGTGCCCAGGGGCGCAGGCTCGGGCGGGGCCTACgaaggtggggagggggcacGAACCCACTGGCGCGCCCTGCTGCAGGCCGAGAGCCTTGCCTATGCGGACATCCTGCTCTGGGCCTTCGACGACACCTTTTTTAACCTAACGCTCAAGGAGATCCACTTTCTAGCCTGGGCCTCAGCTTTCTGCCCCGACGTGCGCTTCGTTTTTAAGGGCGACGCCGATGTGTTCGTGAACGTGGGGAATCTCCTGGAGTTCCTGGAGTCGCGGGATCCGGCGCAAGACCTGCTTGCTGGTGACGTAATTGTGCAGGCTCGGCCCATCCGCACGCGGGCTAGCAAGTACTACATCCCCGAGGGCGTGTACGGCCTGCCCGCCTATCCGCCCTACGCGGGCGGCGGTGGCTTTGTGCTTTCCGGGGCCACGCTGCACCGCCTGGCTGGCGCCTGTGCGCAGGTCGAGCTCTTCCCGATCGACGACGTCTTTCTGGGCATGTGTCTGCAGCGCCTGCGGCTCACGCCCGAGCCTCACCCTGCTTTCCGCACCTTTGGCATCCCCCAGCCTTCAGCCGCGCCGCATCTGGGCACCTTCGACCCCTGCTTTTACCGCGAGCTGGTTGTAGTGCACGGGCTCTCGGCCGCTGACATCTGGCTTATGTGGCGCCTGCTGCATGGGCCGCATGGGCCAGCCTGTGCTCATCCACAGCCTGTCGCTGCAGGCCCCTTCCAATGGGACTCCTAG